A single genomic interval of Mangifera indica cultivar Alphonso chromosome 5, CATAS_Mindica_2.1, whole genome shotgun sequence harbors:
- the LOC123216146 gene encoding protein PLANT CADMIUM RESISTANCE 2-like: MNSTNPNQNFDQYGAATGVPVAQGFQHQPRLGDWSSGLCDCFSDCSSCCLTCWCPCVTFGRVAEIADQGYTSCGTAGVLYCLLAAVTGCTFCYSCFYRTKMRQQFKLEESPCCDCLVHFCCESCALCQEYRELQSRGFDMSIGWHGNVERRNREVAMGAVPPYVEGGMKR, encoded by the exons ATGAATTCAACAAACCCCAATCAGAACTTTGATCAGTATGGCGCAGCAACCGGAGTCCCGGTGGCTCAAGGCTTTCAGCACCAACCCAGATTGGGAGATTGGTCTTCTGGGCTTTGTGACTGCTTTTCTGACTGCTCAAGCT GCTGCTTGACTTGTTGGTGTCCGTGCGTCACTTTTGGACGAGTTGCTGAGATTGCTGACCAAGGATATACCT CTTGTGGTACAGCAGGAGTGCTTTATTGTCTACTTGCTGCGGTGACCGGTTGTACCTTTTGCTACTCTTGCTTTTATCGCACGAAGATGCGGCAGCAGTTCAAGCTGGAAGAGAGCCCTTGTTGCGACTGCTTGGTTCATTTTTGCTGCGAGTCCTGTGCTCTTTGTCAAGAATATCGCGAGCTCCAAAGCCGAGGATTTGACATGTCCATtg GATGGCACGGTAACGTTGAAAGACGAAATCGGGAAGTGGCCATGGGAGCTGTTCCTCCTTACGTGGA